A part of Streptomyces sp. DSM 40750 genomic DNA contains:
- a CDS encoding aminoglycoside phosphotransferase family protein, which produces MSRTVSAWVTSGEDFLGVTGPFPVDIPWWAEVEPVAGELERTLGVPVFVLRLLEVDGGEAGRDGHVTYHVEALEQPAVGMLEQRPVEHWPLDVDDPLRSPWARPGGLRELLDWASRTLAALGRPVTGPVEQRRTWNLAGIFRLPTGQGPVWLKATPRFASDEASVIAAFAQVDAGLVPTVLASGERRVLLEHIPGEDCWAADAATVEAGVSRFVAAQAALVDRRPPGLRDRRDRVLGGLVHELLDRTVELGITDQERDAARELADRWDLIAECGLPDTLVHADFHPGNWRSDGRPPVVVDFADAHWGNPVLDCLRLYDFLPEAVRSTAVRVWVDAWTAHVPASDPARALALAEPLAHLAYAVRYQEFLDGIEASERPYHEGDPAVVIREALRCAAHPSFDSVEVAG; this is translated from the coding sequence GTGAGTCGAACCGTCAGCGCATGGGTGACATCGGGTGAGGACTTCCTCGGTGTCACCGGCCCCTTCCCCGTCGACATTCCGTGGTGGGCCGAAGTCGAGCCGGTCGCAGGAGAGTTGGAGCGCACCCTGGGGGTGCCGGTGTTCGTACTGCGCCTCCTGGAGGTCGACGGAGGTGAGGCCGGGCGGGACGGACATGTGACGTACCACGTGGAGGCCTTGGAGCAGCCCGCGGTCGGGATGCTGGAACAACGCCCCGTGGAGCATTGGCCGTTGGACGTCGATGACCCTCTTCGATCACCGTGGGCGCGGCCCGGCGGGCTGCGCGAACTGCTCGACTGGGCCTCGCGGACGCTGGCCGCGCTGGGGCGGCCGGTGACGGGGCCGGTCGAGCAGCGGCGGACGTGGAATCTCGCAGGAATCTTCCGGCTCCCGACCGGGCAGGGCCCGGTCTGGCTCAAGGCGACACCGCGCTTCGCCTCCGACGAGGCCTCGGTCATCGCCGCGTTCGCGCAGGTGGACGCGGGTCTCGTCCCGACGGTTCTCGCCTCCGGCGAGCGGCGGGTGCTGCTGGAGCACATCCCCGGTGAGGACTGCTGGGCGGCCGACGCCGCCACGGTCGAGGCCGGGGTCAGCCGGTTCGTCGCCGCGCAGGCCGCACTGGTCGACCGGCGGCCGCCCGGACTCCGGGACCGGCGGGACCGGGTCCTCGGCGGGCTGGTCCACGAACTGCTCGACCGCACGGTCGAACTGGGCATCACCGATCAGGAGCGGGACGCGGCAAGGGAGTTGGCCGACCGCTGGGACCTGATCGCCGAGTGCGGGCTCCCCGACACGCTCGTCCACGCCGACTTCCATCCGGGCAACTGGCGCAGCGACGGCCGCCCGCCCGTCGTCGTGGACTTCGCCGACGCCCACTGGGGCAACCCCGTTCTGGACTGTCTGCGCCTGTACGACTTCCTTCCGGAGGCGGTGCGTTCCACGGCCGTCCGGGTCTGGGTCGACGCCTGGACGGCCCACGTCCCGGCGAGCGATCCCGCCCGCGCGCTCGCCCTGGCCGAGCCGCTGGCACATCTCGCGTACGCCGTGCGCTACCAGGAGTTCCTCGACGGCATCGAGGCGTCCGAGCGGCCGTATCACGAAGGGGACCCGGCCGTGGTGATCCGGGAGGCGCTGAGGTGCGCCGCACACCCGAGCTTCGACTCCGTGGAGGTGGCGGGCTAG
- a CDS encoding ArsR/SmtB family transcription factor: MDKVFKALADETRRRLLDRLHEQNGQTLGELCERIDMARQSVTQHLAVLEAANLVSTVRRGREKLHYLNPVPLHEIQERWIDKFERPRLRALGAVKRRAEEAMTDKPAFVYVTYIASTPEKVWEALTSAEMTADYWGHRNESDWRQGSRWAHVRTDGSGVEDVVGTVVESEPPTRLVTTWAEPGNEGKEDTYSRVTFDIEPHGDIVRLTVTHEDLADEGALAEVSFGWPAVLSNLKSLLETGSVLPQEPWEVPRGR, encoded by the coding sequence ATGGACAAGGTCTTCAAGGCGCTGGCCGACGAGACGCGCCGGAGGCTGCTGGACCGGCTGCACGAGCAGAACGGTCAGACGCTGGGTGAGCTGTGCGAGCGGATCGACATGGCACGGCAGTCGGTGACGCAGCACCTGGCCGTTCTGGAGGCCGCCAACCTGGTCAGCACCGTGCGGCGTGGGCGGGAAAAGCTGCACTACCTCAATCCGGTCCCGCTCCACGAGATCCAGGAGCGGTGGATCGACAAGTTCGAGCGCCCGCGGCTGAGGGCGCTCGGTGCCGTGAAACGACGAGCCGAGGAAGCCATGACCGACAAGCCCGCATTCGTGTACGTCACCTATATCGCGAGCACACCCGAGAAGGTCTGGGAGGCGCTCACCAGCGCCGAGATGACCGCCGACTATTGGGGGCACCGGAACGAGTCGGACTGGCGGCAGGGCTCGCGCTGGGCCCACGTCCGCACCGACGGCTCCGGTGTCGAGGACGTCGTCGGCACGGTCGTGGAGAGCGAGCCCCCGACCCGCCTGGTCACCACCTGGGCCGAGCCCGGGAACGAGGGCAAGGAGGACACGTACTCGCGGGTCACCTTCGACATCGAGCCGCATGGCGACATCGTGCGGCTCACCGTGACCCACGAGGACCTGGCCGACGAGGGCGCGCTCGCCGAAGTGTCGTTCGGCTGGCCTGCGGTGCTGTCCAACCTGAAGTCGCTGCTCGAGACCGGCAGTGTGCTGCCGCAGGAGCCGTGGGAGGTGCCGCGCGGCCGGTGA
- a CDS encoding SPW repeat protein, whose amino-acid sequence MANVSHRSDITSHPDVTEMQARYARMLGGRDVALVDGPVFLLGLYCAVSPWILHYTTSQPALVPHNLIVGIAIGLLALGFTAAPERMYGLSWAICATGIWMIVSPWIVGDSPDAGVVVNNIIIGALALLLGLVCAGASAKGNTRAGRTPQA is encoded by the coding sequence ATGGCCAACGTCTCACACAGGAGTGACATCACCAGCCACCCTGATGTAACCGAAATGCAGGCTCGGTACGCCCGCATGCTCGGTGGTCGCGATGTGGCGCTCGTGGACGGACCGGTGTTCCTGCTCGGTCTGTACTGCGCCGTGTCCCCGTGGATTCTCCACTACACGACGAGCCAGCCCGCACTGGTGCCCCACAACCTCATCGTGGGCATCGCCATCGGTCTGCTGGCCCTCGGCTTCACCGCCGCACCGGAGAGGATGTACGGCCTGAGCTGGGCCATCTGCGCGACAGGGATCTGGATGATCGTCTCACCGTGGATCGTCGGCGACAGCCCGGACGCCGGTGTCGTGGTCAACAACATCATCATCGGCGCCCTGGCCCTGCTCCTGGGGCTGGTGTGCGCCGGGGCCTCGGCCAAGGGCAACACGCGTGCGGGCCGTACACCGCAGGCGTGA
- a CDS encoding acyl-CoA dehydrogenase family protein, whose translation MTTSPHPLVVQARRLAAEVLAPQAERVDQEGVPASSIQAIKRSGLLGVSAPVAYGGSGAPNSVARETAEILAGACCSTWFVQTQHYTPVLTLMKSELPARDGLLRKLATGELLSGVAYAHLRRYPQVPVRAVPKRGGWRFHGTVPWYTGWGLNEVMLLAGVTDADEVVFAFTEAKQQSGLKASAPMRLAALTAARTVSLQLDGLWIPDGAVALHAPYESWAASDRPKPTNASPAVFGVAESALGLLDQDDPTTKALRLRLDKVRRQAYALADHPAPHEHMEERLALKTKAFDLMRTATTAALVAGGGRALDLDSRAQRLAREAMFLLVQGQTAEVRRAHLGSLSAAY comes from the coding sequence ATGACCACGTCACCGCACCCCCTCGTCGTCCAGGCGCGCAGACTCGCCGCCGAGGTGCTCGCGCCTCAGGCGGAGCGCGTCGACCAGGAGGGGGTACCCGCGAGCAGCATCCAGGCGATCAAGCGGTCGGGGCTGCTCGGGGTGAGCGCGCCGGTGGCGTACGGCGGGTCGGGCGCCCCCAACTCCGTGGCGCGGGAAACCGCCGAGATCCTGGCGGGGGCGTGCTGCTCCACATGGTTCGTGCAGACCCAGCACTACACACCCGTACTGACCCTCATGAAGAGCGAACTCCCCGCCCGTGACGGCCTGTTGAGGAAACTCGCCACCGGCGAGCTGCTGTCCGGCGTCGCTTACGCGCATCTGCGGAGGTACCCGCAAGTCCCTGTGCGGGCCGTGCCGAAGCGTGGTGGCTGGCGGTTCCACGGCACGGTCCCCTGGTACACCGGGTGGGGGCTCAACGAGGTGATGCTGCTGGCCGGGGTGACGGACGCGGACGAGGTGGTGTTCGCGTTCACCGAGGCCAAGCAGCAGTCCGGACTGAAAGCCTCGGCGCCCATGCGGCTCGCGGCACTCACGGCTGCCCGTACGGTCTCGCTCCAGCTCGACGGGCTGTGGATCCCCGACGGCGCCGTGGCCCTGCACGCGCCGTACGAGTCCTGGGCCGCGAGCGACCGGCCCAAGCCGACGAACGCCTCCCCGGCGGTGTTCGGGGTCGCCGAGTCGGCCCTCGGTCTCCTGGACCAGGACGACCCCACGACCAAGGCCCTGCGTCTGCGCCTGGACAAGGTGCGGCGGCAGGCCTACGCCCTCGCCGACCATCCCGCGCCGCACGAGCACATGGAGGAGCGGCTGGCCCTCAAGACGAAGGCGTTCGACCTGATGCGCACGGCGACGACCGCCGCGCTCGTGGCCGGCGGCGGGCGCGCCCTCGACCTGGACAGCCGGGCGCAACGGCTGGCCCGCGAGGCGATGTTCCTGCTGGTGCAGGGCCAGACCGCCGAGGTGCGCCGGGCACACCTCGGTTCGCTGTCAGCCGCGTACTGA
- a CDS encoding MarR family winged helix-turn-helix transcriptional regulator, translating to MSLPRPIEAAALTDVTEIERLLTRIAHLTGRARQHERLMSESGLSLDRASVSILRQIAESEPLRPGVLAVRLSVEASHVTRQLRQLEKDGYVIRVPDPDDRRAQRVQITDAGLAAVDRIREAGRRGIGTVLSDWPAEDLRQLAGLFHRLVDDFVDNAEEAVEPRPAD from the coding sequence ATGTCCCTACCGCGCCCCATCGAAGCGGCCGCCCTGACGGACGTCACCGAGATCGAGCGGCTGCTCACCCGTATCGCCCATCTGACCGGCCGGGCCCGCCAGCACGAGCGTCTGATGTCCGAGAGCGGACTGTCCCTGGACCGCGCCTCCGTGTCGATCCTGCGGCAGATCGCCGAGAGCGAGCCGCTGCGCCCGGGGGTGCTCGCGGTTCGGCTGTCCGTGGAGGCATCCCATGTCACCCGTCAGCTGCGGCAGTTGGAGAAGGACGGCTATGTGATCCGCGTTCCCGACCCGGACGACCGGCGGGCGCAGCGCGTCCAGATCACGGACGCCGGACTGGCGGCCGTCGACCGCATCAGGGAGGCCGGCCGACGGGGCATCGGGACGGTGTTGAGCGACTGGCCGGCCGAGGACCTGCGGCAACTCGCCGGTCTCTTCCACCGGTTGGTCGACGACTTCGTCGACAACGCCGAGGAGGCCGTCGAACCCCGGCCCGCCGACTGA
- a CDS encoding response regulator transcription factor produces the protein MRSLLTEKPSSPRGDGQHVLVVVGDPGVAELLTTTMELAGYRVAAAVTGAEGMARIARHRYDLVVWDAALPDQERFARGRRGAPADRPPLLFLTTCDSLHDLVPDLRPGDEDYVVKPVRIAEVLDRARALLRGRGGPERPEGMPCYGDLVLDDAACEARRGSRPLCLTPAEYRLLRHLLANAERVLSKEQIGRHVWGEFRAHGAIEKLVARLRRKVDQEGPALIHTRRGFGYWLGCPDD, from the coding sequence ATGCGCAGTCTGCTCACCGAGAAACCGTCGTCGCCGCGTGGCGACGGACAGCACGTCCTGGTCGTCGTCGGCGATCCGGGCGTCGCCGAACTCCTCACCACCACCATGGAGTTGGCCGGATACCGGGTCGCCGCGGCGGTCACCGGCGCCGAGGGGATGGCGAGGATCGCCCGGCACCGGTACGACCTGGTCGTCTGGGACGCCGCACTGCCGGACCAGGAGCGCTTCGCGCGGGGCCGACGCGGCGCACCGGCGGACCGGCCCCCGCTGCTGTTCCTGACCACCTGCGACTCACTCCACGACCTGGTCCCCGACCTCCGCCCCGGCGACGAGGACTACGTCGTCAAGCCCGTACGCATCGCCGAAGTCCTCGACCGGGCACGGGCGTTGCTCCGTGGCCGGGGTGGTCCCGAACGGCCCGAGGGAATGCCCTGCTACGGCGATCTGGTCCTCGACGACGCCGCGTGCGAGGCGCGGCGCGGATCCAGGCCGCTCTGCCTCACGCCCGCCGAGTACCGGCTGCTGCGCCATCTACTGGCCAACGCCGAGCGGGTGCTGTCCAAGGAACAGATCGGCCGGCATGTCTGGGGCGAGTTCCGCGCCCATGGCGCGATCGAGAAGCTCGTCGCCCGTCTCAGGCGCAAGGTCGACCAGGAAGGGCCCGCGCTGATCCATACCCGTCGCGGCTTCGGCTACTGGCTCGGCTGCCCCGACGACTGA
- a CDS encoding glycoside hydrolase family 19 protein — translation MSRRRISAVLTALVIGGSTPLLLPAQSASAAPCSSYANWVAGKSYVTGDIVRYTDGKAYRAEHDNPGYDPVISTWYWEPYACENGPTNPSGFVVSEAQFNQMFPSRNSFYTYSGLRAAMSAYPAFANTGSDTIKKQEAAAFLANVNHETGGLVHIVEQNTANYPTYCDWSKPYGCPAGQAAYYGRGPIQLSWNFNYKAAGDALGLDLLGNPWLVQNDAAVAWKTALWYWNTQTGPGTMTGHNAMVNSAGFGHTIRSINGSLECDGKNPAQVQSRVNAYQRFVQILGTTAGGNLYC, via the coding sequence GTGTCGAGGCGCCGTATCTCCGCCGTACTGACCGCGCTGGTCATCGGCGGTTCCACACCCCTGCTGCTGCCCGCGCAGAGCGCGTCCGCCGCCCCCTGTTCGAGCTACGCGAACTGGGTGGCCGGCAAGTCCTATGTCACCGGCGACATCGTGCGCTACACCGACGGCAAGGCGTACCGGGCCGAGCACGACAACCCGGGGTACGACCCCGTCATCAGCACCTGGTACTGGGAGCCGTACGCCTGTGAGAACGGCCCCACCAACCCCTCCGGGTTCGTGGTGAGCGAGGCTCAGTTCAACCAGATGTTCCCGAGCCGGAACTCGTTCTACACGTACAGCGGGCTGCGGGCGGCCATGAGCGCCTACCCGGCCTTCGCCAACACCGGCAGCGACACCATCAAGAAGCAGGAGGCGGCCGCCTTCCTCGCCAACGTCAACCACGAGACCGGCGGGCTCGTCCACATCGTCGAGCAGAACACCGCCAACTACCCGACCTACTGCGACTGGAGCAAGCCGTACGGCTGCCCGGCCGGGCAGGCGGCCTACTACGGCCGGGGCCCGATCCAGCTCAGCTGGAACTTCAACTACAAGGCGGCCGGCGACGCGCTCGGCCTGGACCTGCTGGGCAACCCCTGGCTGGTGCAGAACGACGCGGCCGTCGCCTGGAAGACCGCCCTGTGGTACTGGAACACACAGACCGGTCCCGGCACCATGACCGGCCACAACGCGATGGTCAACAGCGCGGGCTTCGGGCACACCATCCGCAGTATCAACGGCTCGCTGGAGTGCGACGGCAAGAACCCCGCGCAGGTGCAGAGCCGGGTGAACGCGTACCAGCGGTTCGTCCAGATCCTCGGGACCACGGCAGGCGGCAATCTGTACTGCTGA
- a CDS encoding RICIN domain-containing protein, with protein sequence MPSPRTTLLATAVALAAVVAAPAPTVSAAVPATGAYYVQSATTGLNAADSGGTVEQHRPKGDEDHQQWTLRASGSSYVLESVDAPGSCLGRSGDQARTAACTSADAAWDITELGADRYRLKVPGAERYLTVGAKPSGSNHPAQLSVGSASGLAAWYLTPVAPPTRPMPSADQRTFDQVTFLTSHNAYANGVDGGFAPPFVNLVPNQTRGIDQQLADGVRGFMLDIHQTSDGAILCHNSCTLVSRPVALWVDIQRMVDFLERNPDQFVTVFLEDYVDPGVLRDELARVNGLSDVLHRPDRTGVRTNGWPKTADLIAANDRLLIFTDHSRSADQSAGLTRDTFGVMYQKEWTVENHWSMGGGIGDSDWSCYSRWYDANTNIPLTRTEPGFKPLFVMNHFRDAGITSTATTDNTKLADRAQRFCRTAARKKPSFLAVDHYNLGNPASAVATLNTYIYP encoded by the coding sequence ATGCCGAGCCCCCGCACGACCCTGCTCGCGACCGCCGTCGCGCTGGCCGCCGTCGTAGCCGCTCCCGCCCCCACCGTCTCCGCAGCCGTCCCGGCCACGGGCGCCTACTACGTGCAGAGCGCCACCACCGGGCTCAACGCGGCCGACAGCGGGGGAACGGTCGAGCAGCACCGGCCCAAGGGCGACGAGGACCACCAGCAGTGGACGCTGCGGGCGAGCGGATCCTCGTACGTCCTGGAGAGCGTGGACGCGCCGGGCAGTTGCCTCGGCCGCTCCGGCGACCAGGCGAGAACGGCCGCGTGTACGAGCGCCGACGCGGCCTGGGACATCACGGAACTCGGTGCCGACCGGTACCGGCTCAAGGTCCCCGGCGCGGAGCGTTACCTCACGGTCGGCGCCAAGCCCTCCGGCTCCAACCACCCGGCGCAGCTGTCCGTCGGCTCGGCGAGCGGTCTGGCCGCCTGGTACCTCACCCCGGTCGCGCCACCGACCCGTCCCATGCCCTCGGCCGACCAGCGCACCTTCGACCAGGTCACCTTCCTCACCTCCCACAACGCCTACGCCAACGGCGTCGACGGCGGCTTCGCACCGCCCTTCGTGAACCTGGTGCCGAACCAGACCCGCGGCATCGACCAGCAACTCGCCGACGGCGTACGCGGATTCATGCTGGACATCCACCAGACGTCGGACGGCGCCATCCTCTGCCACAACAGCTGCACCCTCGTCAGCCGCCCCGTCGCCCTCTGGGTGGACATCCAGCGCATGGTCGACTTCCTCGAGCGGAACCCCGATCAGTTCGTCACCGTCTTTCTGGAGGACTACGTCGACCCAGGCGTCCTGCGTGACGAACTCGCCCGCGTCAACGGCCTGTCCGACGTGCTCCACCGGCCCGACCGGACAGGCGTACGGACCAACGGCTGGCCGAAGACGGCCGATCTGATCGCCGCGAACGACCGGCTGCTGATCTTCACCGACCACAGCCGCTCCGCCGACCAGTCCGCCGGGCTCACCCGGGACACCTTCGGCGTGATGTACCAGAAGGAATGGACCGTGGAGAACCACTGGTCCATGGGCGGCGGCATCGGCGACTCCGACTGGTCCTGCTACAGCCGCTGGTACGACGCCAACACCAACATCCCGCTCACCCGCACCGAGCCGGGCTTCAAGCCGCTGTTCGTCATGAACCACTTCCGTGACGCCGGGATCACCTCGACGGCGACCACGGACAACACCAAACTCGCCGACCGTGCCCAGCGGTTCTGCCGGACGGCCGCCCGCAAGAAGCCCAGCTTCCTCGCCGTGGACCACTACAACCTCGGCAACCCGGCGTCCGCGGTAGCGACTTTGAACACGTACATCTATCCGTAA
- a CDS encoding oxidoreductase: protein MTSETITATAAGTWTLGDLPVNRVGLGAMRLTGSAAFHLGAPSERERSIAVLRRAVELGVNHIDTAAFYFSSLRSANELINSALGGPYPDDLVIVTKVGPHREYSGEWGTAARPDQLRGQVEENLRQLGRDHLDVVNLRRMRQDSIAEHFGALAELREAGLIRHLGVSAVEPRHLAEARAIAPVVCVQNQYGLRGPDPADDVLRVCGEQGIAFVPFYAIAGEAGPEGASTAHDDELLAVARAHDATPAQIRLAWTLHQGPHVLAIPGTGNPDHLAENIAAGALRLTTEEVARLDAVHRAKPSGT from the coding sequence ATGACCTCGGAGACGATCACCGCGACCGCAGCCGGCACCTGGACACTCGGCGACCTCCCCGTCAACCGCGTCGGCCTCGGCGCGATGCGGCTGACGGGCAGCGCCGCCTTCCACCTCGGAGCCCCGAGCGAGCGCGAGCGGTCGATCGCCGTACTGCGCCGCGCGGTCGAGCTGGGCGTCAACCACATCGACACGGCCGCGTTCTACTTCTCCTCGCTGCGCTCCGCCAACGAACTGATCAACAGCGCGTTGGGCGGCCCCTACCCGGACGACCTGGTCATCGTCACCAAGGTCGGACCTCACCGGGAGTATTCGGGGGAGTGGGGCACGGCCGCCCGCCCCGACCAACTCCGCGGACAGGTCGAGGAGAACCTGCGGCAGTTGGGCCGCGACCATCTCGACGTGGTCAATCTGCGCCGGATGCGGCAGGACTCCATCGCCGAGCACTTCGGCGCGCTGGCCGAGCTACGGGAGGCCGGGCTCATCCGGCATCTCGGCGTCTCCGCCGTCGAGCCCCGGCACCTCGCCGAGGCCCGGGCGATCGCGCCCGTGGTGTGCGTCCAGAACCAGTACGGCCTGCGCGGCCCGGACCCCGCCGACGACGTGCTCCGCGTCTGCGGCGAACAGGGCATCGCGTTCGTACCGTTCTACGCGATCGCCGGCGAGGCCGGTCCCGAGGGCGCGAGCACCGCGCACGACGACGAACTGCTCGCCGTCGCCCGTGCCCACGACGCCACCCCCGCCCAGATCCGGCTCGCCTGGACCCTCCACCAAGGACCGCACGTCCTCGCCATCCCCGGCACGGGGAATCCGGACCACCTCGCCGAGAACATCGCCGCGGGTGCTCTCCGGCTCACGACGGAGGAGGTGGCCCGGCTCGACGCCGTCCATCGAGCGAAGCCGTCCGGGACCTGA
- a CDS encoding RNA-guided endonuclease InsQ/TnpB family protein, translating to MSVTGNRVKRAFKYRFYPTDAQAAELSRTFGCVRKVYNMALAARTQAWTRQERVNYNQTSAMLTAWKKTEELAYLNDVSSVPLQQTLRHLQVAFTNFFGKRAKYPRFKSRKKSRKSAEYTTSGFRFRDGQLTLAKMSEPLDITWSRALPEGASPSTVTVSQDAAGRWFVSLLCEDPSVKLLPATHTAVGIDVGLDHLLTLSTGEKIANPRHERRDRARLAKAQRELARKAKGDGANRAKARRKVARIHARITDRRRDGLHKLTSKLVRENQTLVIEDLTVRNMVKNRSLARAISDAAWSECRSMLEYKATWYGREVIAVDRWFPSSKLCSACGALQDKMPLSVRTWTCDCGTTHDRDVNAAQNLLGAGLALTVCGAGVRPQRSSPGRQSAMKQKTQRREP from the coding sequence GTGAGCGTGACCGGGAACCGCGTGAAGCGGGCGTTCAAGTACCGCTTCTATCCGACCGATGCGCAGGCAGCGGAGCTGTCGCGCACGTTCGGATGCGTGCGCAAGGTCTACAACATGGCGCTCGCGGCCCGTACCCAGGCGTGGACGCGGCAGGAGCGGGTGAACTACAACCAGACCTCCGCGATGCTGACGGCCTGGAAGAAGACCGAAGAGCTGGCCTACCTGAATGACGTGTCGTCGGTGCCGTTGCAGCAGACGCTGCGGCACCTGCAAGTCGCCTTCACCAACTTCTTCGGCAAGCGGGCGAAGTACCCGCGCTTCAAGTCGCGGAAGAAGTCGCGGAAGTCCGCCGAGTACACCACCAGCGGCTTCCGGTTCCGGGACGGACAGCTCACGCTCGCGAAGATGAGCGAGCCGCTCGACATCACGTGGTCGCGTGCGCTGCCGGAGGGCGCGAGCCCGTCGACGGTGACCGTCTCTCAGGACGCGGCGGGACGCTGGTTTGTCTCCCTGCTGTGCGAGGACCCCAGCGTCAAGCTGCTGCCCGCCACCCATACGGCGGTCGGTATCGACGTCGGCCTGGACCACCTTCTGACGCTGTCCACCGGAGAGAAGATCGCCAACCCCCGGCACGAGCGCCGCGACCGCGCCCGGCTCGCGAAGGCCCAGCGGGAACTCGCCCGCAAGGCCAAGGGGGACGGCGCGAACCGGGCCAAGGCCCGGCGCAAGGTCGCCCGCATCCACGCCCGCATCACCGACCGTCGCCGAGACGGTCTCCACAAACTCACCTCGAAGCTCGTGCGCGAAAACCAAACGCTCGTGATCGAGGACCTGACCGTGCGCAACATGGTCAAGAACCGGAGTCTGGCCCGCGCCATCTCGGATGCGGCATGGTCGGAATGCCGGAGCATGCTGGAGTACAAGGCCACCTGGTACGGACGTGAGGTGATCGCCGTGGACCGGTGGTTCCCCTCCTCAAAGCTGTGCTCCGCCTGTGGCGCCTTGCAAGACAAGATGCCACTCAGCGTCCGCACGTGGACGTGCGACTGCGGCACGACCCACGACCGGGACGTGAACGCGGCGCAGAACCTCCTGGGGGCCGGGCTGGCCCTGACAGTCTGTGGAGCCGGTGTAAGACCTCAACGGAGTTCTCCGGGCAGGCAGTCGGCGATGAAGCAGAAAACCCAGCGGCGCGAGCCGTAG